In Trichoderma asperellum chromosome 1, complete sequence, a single window of DNA contains:
- a CDS encoding uncharacterized protein (EggNog:ENOG41) has translation MEASMPNPSRLERRKLRRGTTSCWECKRRKTKCHFEQGKSTACESCQRRGCKCVLQDVEQKDLVDQTARNRNLRAQMDHLETVVDQLVHLPARPSAQGGNSEARVEETTAALEKGNDNTLRKVSRQQTGRQLPPSTSRRRLLPKLDKASAKDSHAPANDSLNTMNQSLQPLSSHQYSTTRQSLPSLLTPSPTSGSPRHNSLTLLLQSILPAASVTTRIMQQNKLLMMSMHVFRGLSTDLLRLSYHRQIAYFSSLTLSNAKPIDLARSLFQLAICLQQSDRFPEISKLWLDHSNCDAADQYFEAASRYVTSQDSLVVSYEGIETLMLEGLYHVSCGRLQLAWLVFRRALGIAHLVGLHIPQRRRQGKQQGSTSGSSPMCPATLWFRLVFMDRYLSLVLDLPMSVQDDSFMDDLVDLAPLEKLERAQAKLTSRIIFRNEQLRLGQRGGDPVYDHYKETKDIDYLLSQATRSLPAQWWVFPRPQDARSADELRDMVAKIVHQLHHYNFVLLLHIPYILPGADGRRSNDAAHDYSNSKIAAMTAARELLSRSIVPIGSNRVSFSTRGIVLKVLLSALTLLAVHLDSHRLGRENALGHQRPGDLITAERAIQSLETMGQKYDDKLCSSAARALRRMSAIEATAAGGVSYRTWSEPSDMVCTECIVQEEANAVQMSFPHVGIINILRQEPQDSIQTTSNGLRTLLETDNLDGGLLTPSWAWSDSPLSSWPEQTLADSNMDDVGNLPIGTELIYHGIQEAWALNKSDVEAIEALPTELNLQNYEVQGWNSNDQRPLLLEETFNATTFGS, from the coding sequence ATGGAAGCAAGCATGCCCAACCCGTCTAGACTTGAGCGGCGGAAGCTCCGGAGAGGCACCACGAGCTGCTGGGAATGCAAGCGCAGGAAGACAAAATGCCATTTCGAGCAGGGCAAATCGACCGCCTGCGAGTCCTGTCAGCGTCGAGGATGCAAATGTGTTCTGCAGGATGTTGAGCAGAAGGACTTGGTAGACCAGACAGCTCGAAATCGGAATCTCAGAGCGCAGATGGACCATCTGGAAACTGTGGTTGATCAACTTGTCCATTTGCCAGCCAGGCCCAGCGCTCAAGGCGGAAATTCCGAGGCAAGGGTGGAAGAAACAACCGCTGCTCTCGAGAAAGGAAACGATAATACTTTGAGAAAAGTGTCAAGGCAGCAGACTGGTCGACAACTTCCACCGTCCACTTCTAGGCGCAGACTCCTCCCCAAGCTGGACAAAGCATCCGCAAAAGACTCTCATGCTCCAGCCAACGACAGCCTCAATACAATGAACCAGTCTCTTCAGCCGTTATCATCGCATCAATATTCTACCACGAGACAAAGCCTTCCTTCACTTCTGACTCCATCTCCCACCAGCGGCTCGCCGCGACACAACTCATTGACTCTGTTGCTACAGTCTATCCTCCCGGCAGCCAGTGTCACCACTCGCATTATGCAGCAGAACAAGCTTCTAATGATGTCCATGCACGTATTTCGAGGCCTGTCCACCGATCTTCTCCGACTTTCTTACCACCGCCAAATTGCATACTTTTCATCTCTAACACTATCAAACGCAAAGCCGATAGACCTGGCTCGAAGTCTTTTCCAACTGGCCATCTGCCTCCAGCAGTCTGATCGCTTCCCCGAAATTTCCAAACTGTGGCTTGATCATTCGAATTGCGATGCAGCAGACCAATATTTCGAAGCCGCCTCTCGCTATGTCACCTCTCAAGACTCTCTTGTCGTCTCGTACGAGGGAATAGAGACGTTGATGCTCGAGGGTCTCTATCACGTTTCCTGCGGCAGGCTGCAGCTTGCGTGGCTTGTATTTCGCCGAGCGCTTGGAATTGCTCATCTTGTGGGCTTACACATACCgcaacggcggcggcagggCAAGCAGCAAGGATCCACCAGTGGTTCGTCACCAATGTGTCCGGCGACGTTATGGTTCCGCCTCGTTTTCATGGATCGTTACTTGTCTCTGGTGCTTGACCTTCCCATGTCTGTCCAAGATGACAGCTTCATGGACGATTTGGTAGATCTGGCGCCGCTTGAGAAGCTTGAGAGAGCTCAAGCAAAGTTGACGAGCCGTATTATTTTCAGAAATGAACAGTTGCGACTTGGGCAAAGAGGAGGGGACCCCGTCTATGACCATTacaaagagacaaaagacatTGACTATTTGCTATCACAAGCCACGCGGTCTCTGCCTGCTCAGTGGTGGGTTTTCCCACGACCGCAAGATGCTCGATCGGCCGACGAGCTGAGAGATATGGTTGCAAAGATTGTGCATCAATTACATCACTATAATTTTGTCTTATTGCTCCATATACCTTACATCTTACCTGGAGCTGATGGTCGCCGTTCCAATGATGCCGCGCACGACTACTCCAATTCCAAGATTGCAGCCATGACTGCCGCCCGAGAATTACTCTCCAGATCCATTGTTCCGATCGGATCTAATCGGGTGTCCTTTTCGACCAGGGGAATCGTACTTAAAGTTCTCCTTTCTGCTTTGACGCTGCTCGCGGTACACCTGGATAGCCATCGGTTGGGCCGTGAAAACGCTCTTGGCCATCAGCGTCCAGGGGATTTAATAACGGCTGAGCGTGCCATTCAGAGCCTGGAAACTATGGGCCAAAAATACGACGACAAGTTGTGTAGTTCCGCAGCACGAGCGCTAAGGAGAATGAGTGCCATTGAAGCAACTGCAGCAGGTGGCGTCAGTTATAGAACATGGAGCGAACCCAGCGATATGGTGTGTACGGAGTGTATTGtgcaagaagaggcaaacGCCGTCCAGATGTCATTTCCTCATGTGGGAATAATCAACATATTGCGCCAAGAGCCCCAAGACTCTATTCAAACAACGAGCAATGGACTGCGCACATTACTGGAGACAGACAATCTGGATGGCGGCCTCTTGACTCCGTCTTGGGCCTGGAGCGATTCTCCGCTGTCTTCATGGCCCGAGCAAACTTTGGCAGATTCCAATATGGACGACGTGGGAAATTTGCCCATTGGCACAGAATTGATTTACCATGGCATTCAGGAAGCGTGGGCCTTGAATAAAAGCGACGTCGAGGCTATCGAGGCACTGCCAACGGAGCTAAACTTACAAAACTATGAAGTTCAAGGGTGGAATTCGAATGATCAGCGCCCGTTATTACTGGAAGAGACGTTTAATGCCACAACGTTTGGATCTTGA
- a CDS encoding uncharacterized protein (EggNog:ENOG41) produces MWDKPWTKEQVRSVPWIDGVGLDGGVDTLAGRWDEEKDAMFASFRTWHGRTVSIRPVFKQLRAGRYGVYINGSFSGKAVVGAFGGCGISSLHLDITTPRFTVSLFYL; encoded by the exons ATGTGGGACAAGCCGTGGACCAAGGAGCAGGTGAGGAGCGTGCCGTGGATCGACGGCGTCGGACTCGATGGCGGAGTTGATACCTTGGCTGGCCGCTGGGACGAGGAGAAGGACGCCATGTTTGCGTCGTTTCGGACCTGGCATGGGCGGACGGTGAGCATCAGGCCGGTGTTTAAGCAGCTGCGGGCAGGGCGCTATGGGGTTTACATTAACGGGAGCTTCAGCGGGAAGGCTGTCGTCGGGGCGTTTGGAGGTTGTGGGAT ATCGAGCTTGCATCTCGATATTACAACACCTAGATTCaccgtctctctcttttatctGTAG
- a CDS encoding uncharacterized protein (EggNog:ENOG41) — protein MSATEGGALIRVYRDIEGDERQIQHNLAALARTRLEIRNLGERICDAHGRAPDAAPLDGNAIFQLHVQRAMLYRQLAAADQQIAALHQRPRALLRLQGYLEACHSIDLAMPARDLLVPAPEVKTHDRILPKRWPRSIMPAPDFAAKQLRIWSRMADSAELRTDTCYPSITDLEWVRGTVDGVHVGCVSSLAGFMHRTVDEAVDAILDHVVQSESLVNGLEIGDFVLTQPGSEPRIATARSLLMRDGMRVMVAFRHADSQEVPLLVACYRPPHRLRLNEILKGLQRDIDVERDVIGRIGNDFAFTSRCLVAAVVTQLYDRMRAVGTRFGYISTGEALVFLKIMRDARFVQYSVCVPRRDVEADAETGLHRTAAAQVLAFTLRALRAVTLRRALLEAEQPVDDEAWDLSAEQRQWRVNPDNVFNRIPPMLRKMERNIQYVPHDWRPLLEASPLEQRARSLVWPGSRGRTNEADFNDYGVFKFLSIHRIDPQGERIDQRPFCTPRCLLGLARGDALDKECPNFRHHGDKHMSRAQFLRRLQTQLDREVAGRDDTNCQPICRSGFYTALFKVRLASHGYTLLMKGVVQPKVRYLRHECGIYDSLKEIQGRYVPVCLGMIQTRDPITRLHGKYVSFMLLGGFPGGLMPLRQCVTAGVDKGEIVDAVDAAFEAIHGQRVLQYDPEPRNMLYDADGKRAVIADFERAVWNTLVGQQVLDMSVRRAGAATRYAVRTNVMDGWFERERGYVRERVAKFCESDY, from the exons ATGTCTGCCACGGAAGGTGGTGCGTTGATCCGAGTCTATCGGGATATCGAGGGCGACGAGCGCCAAATCCAACACAATCTCGCGGCCCTCGCCAGAACGAGGCTTGAGATCCGCAACCTGGGCGAGAGAATCTGCGATGCGCACGGCAGAGCGCCGGATGCCGCGCCATTGGACGGCAACGCGATCTTCCAGCTGCACGTGCAGAGGGCCATGCTGTACCGTCAGCTGGCAGCGGCCGACCAGCAGATCGCAGCGCTGCACCAGCGGCCGCGGGCTCTGCTGAGGCTGCAGGGCTATCTCGAGGCCTGCCACTCCATCGACCTCGCGATGCCCGCGCGCGACCTGCTGGTGCCGGCGCCGGAGGTCAAGACCCACGACCGGATCCTGCCGAAGAGGTGGCCCCGGTCCATCATGCCGGCGCCGGATTTTGCGGCGAAGCAGCTGCGCATCTGGAGCAGGATGGCCGACAGCGCCGAGCTGCGCACCGACACCTGCTATCCCAGCATTACCGACCTCGAATGGGTGCGCGGCACGGTGGACGGCGTCCACGTTGGTTGTGTGTCGTCCCTGGCGGGGTTTATGCACCGGACGGTAGACGAAGCGGTCGATGCAATCCTCGACCACGTCGTCCAGAGCGAGAGTCTTGTCAACGGACTCGAGATTGGAG ATTTTGTCCTGACCCAGCCCGGGTCTGAGCCGCGCATCGCCACGGCCCGCTCCCTCCTCATGCGCGACGGGATGAGGGTCATGGTTGCGTTCCGACACGCCGATTCCCAGGAGGTGCCGCTGCTCGTGGCCTGCTACCGGCCGCCACACCGGCTGCGCCTCAACGAGATCCTCAAGGGGCTCCAACGAGACATTGACGTGGAGCGAGACGTCATTGGCAGGATAGGCAACGACTTTGCCTTCACGTCCAGGTGTCTTGTGGCCGCCGTCGTCACCCAGCTCTACGACCGCATGCGCGCCGTGGGCACGCGCTTCGGCTACATCAGCACCGGCGAggccctcgtcttcctcaaaATCATGCGCGATGCACGCTTTGTGCAGTACTCCGTCTGTGTGCCTCGCCGCGATGTCGAAGCGGACGCTGAGACGGGCCTCCACCGCACGGCGGCTGCGCAGGTGCTGGCCTTTACCCTGAGAGCTCTTCGAGCCGTTACCCTGCGGCGAGCTCTTCTAGAAGCCGAGCAGCCAGTGGACGACGAAGCGTGGGACCTGTCggcagagcagaggcagtgGAGGGTGAACCCCGACAACGTCTTCAACCGGATCCCTCCGATGCTGCGCAAGATGGAGCGCAATATCCAGTATGTTCCGCATGACTGGAGGCCCCTCTTGGAAGCGTCGCCCCTCGAGCAGCGCGCGCGTTCCTTGGTCTGGCCCGGGTCGAGAGGCCGCACCAACGAGGCCGATTTCAACGACTACGGCGTCTTCAAGttcctctccatccatcgCATCGACCCGCAGGGAGAGCGGATAGACCAACGGCCCTTTTGCACCCCGCGCTGCCTCTTGGGCCTTGCGCGCGGCGACGCTCTGGACAAGGAGTGTCCTAACTTTCGGCATCACGGCGACAAGCACATGTCGCGAGCCCAGTTTCTCAGACGCCTGCAGACGCAGCTCGACAGGGAGGTGGCAGGCAGGGACGACACCAACTGCCAGCCCATCTGTCGCAGCGGCTTCTACACGGCGCTGTTCAAGGTACGGCTCGCGTCGCATGGCTACACGCTGCTGATGAAGGGCGTCGTCCAACCCAAGGTCAGATACCTGCGTCACGAATGTGGCATTTACGACAGCCTGAAGGAGATTCAGGGCAGGTATGTCCCCGTTTGCCTCGGCATGATTCAGACCCGGGATCCGATCACCAGGCTGCATGGTAAATATGTCAGCTTCATGCTTCTCGGTGGGTTTCCCGGCGGGCTGATGCCTCTGCGCCAATGCGTCACGGCGGGCGTTGACAAGGGTGAGATTGTCGATGCCGTTGACGCTGCGTTTGAGGCGATCCACGGGCAGCGCGTCTTGCAGTATGATCCGGAGCCGCGGAATATGCTGTACGATGCGGACGGGAAGAGGGCCGTGATTGCGGATTTCGAGAGGGCCGTGTGGAATACGTTGGTGGGGCAGCAGGTGCTGGATATGAGCGTGAGGAGGGCGGGTGCGGCGACGAGGTATGCGGTGCGGACGAATGTGATGGATGGGTGGTTTGAGCGGGAGAGGGGGTATGTGAGGGAGAGGGTTGCCAAGTTTTGCGAGTCTGATTATTAG
- a CDS encoding uncharacterized protein (EggNog:ENOG41): MSQTQTQSASEAPILNQAKFTAFPPRLPSGYADPPKLTREQAGHIRHIHNVVSQVDGEWRFMGTQEPGQEWLDAYRYQLATMAYAVAAAQYHRMPAARSVFKPLMERIIHKMLRREVWGAAKAVGRPHLQRKHHGRQPRLQLNPVYWGFGAERFSYNRATLQEAILKEMEANGWIGVCCEPNMVFIACNQFPLTAMRINDVRNGTHVADDVLAKYKAAWQKKGKMGKDGLLRDAYRIKQDSPVDAFDIGFPAWAAAHMAWNVEQMEDLYPKMAHGYLTNIGDRVNINPDPVARAIRKLTSENPSMDADEIHAKARDLTAQYAPRYSAFMHPVYGWVVEWAAEVGPAEDLHGLLKHVDEFLGPQWKDGGLFYPRNEPSTMQTATTSMSSRSPATRASLMPG, from the exons ATGTCTCAAACACAAACTCAATCAGCGTCTGAAGCTCCCATACTCAATCAGGCGAAATTCACGGCTTTCCCACCACGACTCCCCTCCGGATATGCTGACCCGCCAAAGTTGACGCGCGAACAGGCTGGACACATCCGCCACATCCACAATGTTGTTTCTCAAGTAGACGGAGAATGGAGATTCATGGGCACGCAAGAGCCGGGCCAGGAGTGGTTGGATGCCTACAGATACCAGCTCGCCACCATGGCGTATGCCGTTGCAGCGGCGCAATACCATCGCATGCCGGCTGCCAGATCTGTCTTCAAGCCTCTCATGGAGAGGATTATCCACAAGATGCTGAGGAGAGAAGTGTGGG GAGCTGCGAAAGCCGTGGGCAGACCCCATCTGCAAAGAAAACATCATG GACGACAGCCTCGTCTTCAACTGAACCCGGTGTACTGGGGATTCGGTGCCGAGCGCTTCAGCTACAATCGCGCGACTCTCCAGGAAGCAATCCTCAAGGAGATGGAAGCCAACGGTTGGATTGGAGTCTGCTGCGAACCAAACATGGTCTTTATTGCCTGCAACCAGTTCCCTCT CACCGCCATGCGAATCAACGACGTCCGAAACGGCACACATGTTGCAGATGATGTGCTGGCCAAATACAAGGCTGCCTGGCAGAAAAAGGGCAAGATGGGAAAAGACGGCTTGCTGAGGGATGCTTATCGCATCAAGCAGGACTCCCCCGTCGATGCCTTTGACATTGGCTTCCCGGCGTGGGCCGCGGCTCACATGGCCTGGAACGTTGAGCAGATGGAGGATCTGTACCCAAAGATGGCGCATGGATACTTGACCAATATTGGAGACCGAGTCAACATCAACCCGGACCCAGTGGCGAGGGCCATTCGCAAATTGACGTCTGAGAATCCCAGCATGGACGCCGACGAGATCCACGCCAAGGCACGCGATCTGACTGCGCAATATGCGCCTCGATATTCTGCGTTTATGCACCCGGTCTATGGCTGGGTCGTTGAGTGGGCAGCGGAAGTTGGCCCGGCCGAGGACCTCCACGGCCTGCTGAAGCACGTGGATGAGTTCCTGGGCCCCCAGTGGAAAGACGGCGGCCTTTTCTATCCACGCAACGAACCCAGTACGATGCAAACGGCAACCACGTCTATGTCGAGCCGTTCACCGGCAACGCGGGCATCGCTTATGCCAGGCTGA
- a CDS encoding uncharacterized protein (EggNog:ENOG41) produces MDPFVEVKIEVEDLDLLQGIRHHREGFPRQRRRFDREDDERRFQDFVRSECDRRSEERKEIGRKCDELYERLFQKLKRERDGLFERQCQKLDAEYEELFDSEYQKIQRQIEQRKQQESFSVDELPLNLTSYLTACHGLHLQFKKGACRSLITQKEALSWTFPRRIIPWDLSFQSLQQSVWHRLLPDCYFTKQRMFSSPQRLENVRRTLSPVNSEASLQHFGRYTIESTIMEMLDRLMEDDVLWNGLGLSDDVRVTMDADKDLGQVYEPMLQSSWHKDAGELKLSMRNSHRRAKRQGIWANRSCIYRQLDGESTPVFAIMHQLPHRLQLEEIDCGLASEIEVQDVIDKEGRDFKFASKTLVAATITQLYSYMVSKDIRYGCVSTGEAFIFCCISRNDPSNIYCTACVPGRDVQRDDPLRLHRTAAASVFALVVHALREKPLPGSWYDSVKNLDAWTMGYDDILDKVRKMNAPKPQVSSVQDHRWRGFDRSPLLAEHMRGRSDRKRGEEIRHWLDNVSGQDVADGDFNESATKKPTIQDQPFCSQKCLYGLVHRANMDENCPNYEHHGFGHPGFDDFLATLSTQLAKEENSDVNFIPLGTSSPHKSLFKVRQASWGYTFVAKAGKGLAHLWSEKLVYDEMEKYQGRHVPICLGLLELDKPRLGYRRQFNELLLLSWAGRPFQNCLRQISRDQVASKVEGILRALHDQGILYNGCLEPSNFLYDASRGEMMIVNFGESSTRFTDLPGTGRSYSMPKKRKRGRPDSAMLIFEKDKVDAVHTILRSAAPSHERRFSESESEVGDDSSLAGREEESDTSYCLSDGISRGMYS; encoded by the exons ATGGATCCATTCGTGGAAGTCAAGATAGAAGTGGAGGATCTGGATCTGCTGCAGGGAATCCGCCACCATCGCGAGGGCTTTCCACGCCAACGCAGGAGATTCGACCGCGAAGACGACGAGCGCCGATTCCAGGACTTTGTGCGCAGCGAGTGCGACAGGAGGAGCGAGGAGCGAAAGGAAATAGGGCGCAAATGCGATGAGCTGTACGAGCGCCTGTTTCAGAAGCTGAAGCGCGAGCGCGACGGGCTATTCGAGCGCCAATGCCAAAAGTTGGATGCCGAATATGAAGAGCTGTTTGACAGCGAGTACCAGAAAATCCAGCGCCAGATCGAGCAACGGAAGCAGCAAGAGTCATTTTCCGTAGACGAGCTCCCGCTGAATCTAACCAGTTATCTCACCGCATGCCATGGGCTGCATCTTCAGTTTAAAAAGGGCGCCTGTCGGTCCCTGATCACGCAGAAAGAAGCCCTCAGCTGGACTTTTCCTCGGCGAATCATTCCATGGGATCTCAGCTTCCAGTCGCTACAGCAAAGCGTGTGGCATCGTCTCTTGCCAGATTGCTACTTTACCAAACAGCGCATGTTTTCATCTCCCCAGCGGCTGGAGAACGTAAGACGTACCTTGTCTCCCGTAAACAGCGAGGCCTCGCTCCAGCACTTTGGGCGATACACCATTGAAAGCACGATTATGGAGATGTTGGATAGACTGATGGAAGACGACGTGCTTTGGAACGGCCTTGGGCTTAGCGACGACGTGCGGGTGACCATGGACGCTGATAAAGACCTTGGCCAGGTGTATGAGCCCATGCTCCAATCTTCATGGCACAAGGACGCGGGCGAGCTCAAGCTATCCATGCGTAATTCACATCGCAGGGCCAAGAGACAAGGCATCTGGGCCAATCGGTCGTGCATATACCGACAGCTCGATGGCGAAAGCACTCCAGTCTTTGCCATCATGCATCAGTTGCCGCATAGGCTTCAGCTGGAGGAAATCGACTGCGGTTTAGCATCCGAGATTGAGGTACAGGACGTGATTGATAAAGAGGGTAGAGACTTTAAGTTTGCCTCAAAAACTCTCGTGGCCGCCACCATCACTCAGTTGTATTCTTACATGGTCAGCAAGGATATTCGGTATGGATGCGTTTCCACAGGAGAAGCCTTCATCTTTTGCTGCATCTCAAGGAACGATCCTTCGAATATATACTGCACAGCATGTGTGCCAGGGCGCGATGTGCAACGGGATGATCCTCTACGGCTCCATCGAACGGCTGCAGCGTCCGTCTTTGCCCTCGTGGTCCACGCCCTTCGCGAGAAGCCACTTCCCGGATCGTGGTACGACTCGGTCAAGAATTTGGATGCCTGGACCATGGGATACGACGATATTTTGGACAAAGTACGCAAGATGAATGCCCCAAAGCCTCAAGTATCTTCTGTCCAAGACCACCGCTGGCGGGGGTTTGACCGGTCCCCATTACTGGCAGAGCATATGCGTGGACGCAGTGACCGTAAGAGAGGCGAGGAGATACGGCACTGGCTTGACAACGTATCTGGTCAGGACGTAGCCGACGGAGATTTCAACGAGAGCGCTACTAAGAAGCCCACTATACAAGATCAGCCGTTTTGTTCTCAGAAATGCCTGTATGGCTTGGTGCATAGGGCGAATATGGACGAAAACTGTCCCAATTACGAGCATCATGGCTTTGGACATCCTGGTTTTGACGACTTTTTGGCCACTCTCAGTACGCAGCTtgccaaggaagaaaatagcGATGTCAACTTCATACCGCTAGGGACCTCAAGCCCCCACAAGTCCCTCTTCAAGGTGCGGCAGGCATCTTGGGGCTACACTTTTGTCGCCAAGGCCGGGAAAGGGCTTGCTCATCTGTGGAGCGAGAAGCTTGTATATGACGAGATGGAAAAATATCAAGGCCGTCATGTGCCGATATGTCTTGGACTGTTGGAACTGGACAAGCCGCGGTTGGGATACAGGCGGCAGTtcaatgagctgctgcttctgagCTGGGCCGGGCGGCCGTTTCAAAACTGCCTGCGGCAAATCAGCAGGGATCAAGTTGCGAGCAAGGTAGAGGGCATCTTGCGGGCACTGCACGACCAAGGAATCCTCTACAACGGGTGTCTGGAGCCGAGTAACTTTCTGTACGACGCGTCGCGTGGCGAGATGATGATTGTGAACTTTGGAGAGTCTTCTACGAGGTTCACTGATCTTCCCGGCACGGGCAGAAGCTATTCCATGCCtaagaagaggaagcggGGGCGGCCAGACTCTGCGATGCTGATCTTTGAGAAGGACAAGGTCGATGCTGTTCATACCATTTTGCGTTCGGCGGCGCCGAGTCATGAACGTCGATTTTCTGAATCAGAGTCGGAGGTTGGAGATGACTCG AGTCTGGCTggacgagaagaggagagcgaCACATCGTACTGCCTGAGCGATGGGATATCTCGAGGCATGTACTCCTAA
- a CDS encoding uncharacterized protein (TransMembrane:12 (i65-86o98-120i132-152o158-180i192-214o220-242i336-362o382-408i420-441o453-475i487-507o519-537i)~EggNog:ENOG41): protein MAVQSPPAVIDIDEVLPGTRCVFIDESASSNSANGLLQKHDGIVLVPQPTASPNDPLNWSLWRKAWHTALVCFAVALTAATSNVAGSASTGVNEEYGISYDVFNTGAGVLFLAIGYWTLLSSPAVHLYGRRILYLVGATWGLIGNIWFGRLTTSADAIWTQLFVGASESVAEAVVQLSLLDIWFEHQNGTSMGLYTLATSVGTYLGPLVGGYIADSNLGWRWIGYLGAIMSAFNFVLFYFGLEETAFPRERYQRDNRATTAPTPMGDEKTANVADVSTGVSDEEAAARAPDADQFSINFTRPKSYWQRIALITPAPNLRGIGAKQYIGRLWHTLRIFTFPAVWFAGLQWGMQNIALSFYLTLEEDYWTDDPWDYSDVAVSNMNIPCLIGSIIGCFYGGYLSDLFVLWASRRNRGIQEAEFRLYLMFLCVVIFPTGMWLFGIGSAKGWDWPVPYVGLGFIGFGYGCAGDLSLTYLADCYPDMVLEGMVGVAVINNTLAMIFTFVASYWLDTGVQDTFIELGVVGFVILMLSVPMIIWGKRARRWTKQRYLNFLEIRDGMGH, encoded by the coding sequence ATGGCCGTTCAGTCTCCTCCTGCTGTCATCGATATCGACGAGGTGCTTCCGGGCACGCGATGCGTCTTCATCGATGAGTCTGCCAGTAGCAACTCGGCAAATGGACTGCTGCAGAAACACGACGGCATCGTGCTGGTGCCGCAGCCCACCGCGTCGCCAAATGATCCCTTGAACTGGAGTCTGTGGCGCAAGGCGTGGCACACGGCCCTCGTCTGTTTTGCCGTTGCTCTGACCGCTGCGACGTCCAACGTGGCTGGTTCTGCGAGCACGGGCGTCAACGAGGAATACGGCATCAGCTACGACGTGTTCAACACCGGAGCCGGTGTGCTGTTTCTTGCCATTGGCTACTGGACCTTGCTTAGCTCTCCGGCCGTCCATCTTTACGGCCGCCGAATTCTGTATCTCGTCGGCGCTACTTGGGGCCTGATTGGCAATATATGGTTTGGGAGACTCACCACCTCGGCCGACGCCATCTGGACGCAGCTCTTTGTTGGGGCTTCCGAGTCTGTAGCCGAGGCGGTGGTGCAGCTTTCTCTGCTGGACATTTGGTTTGAGCACCAGAATGGAACCTCGATGGGCTTGTATACGTTGGCCACCTCGGTGGGAACCTACCTGGGTCCGCTAGTTGGCGGCTACATTGCCGACAGCAACCTTGGATGGCGCTGGATTGGCTATCTGGGCGCCATCATGTCTGCCTTTAACTTTGTTCTCTTCTACTTTGGTCTAGAAGAAACTGCGTTCCCACGAGAGCGCTACCAGCGAGATAACCGCGCCACGACAGCCCCTACGCCAATGGGTGACGAGAAGACGGCCAATGTAGCCGATGTCAGTACGGGCGTCTCGGACGAAGAGGCTGCCGCCCGGGCCCCTGATGCAGACCAGTTCTCCATCAACTTTACGCGACCAAAGTCCTACTGGCAGCGCATTGCCCTCATCACGCCTGCCCCCAACCTGCGTGGCATTGGCGCAAAGCAGTACATCGGCCGTCTGTGGCACACGCTGCGCATCTTCACCTTCCCAGCTGTCTGGTTCGCCGGCCTACAGTGGGGCATGCAAAATATTGCCTTGTCTTTCTACCTCACACTTGAGGAGGACTACTGGACTGACGATCCGTGGGACTATAGTGATGTCGCCGTCAGCAACATGAACATTCCCTGTCTCATTGGTAGTATCATTGGCTGTTTCTACGGTGGCTACCTCAGTGACCTGTTTGTCCTTTGGGCAAGCCGACGCAATCGGGGTATCCAGGAGGCCGAGTTCCGGCTGTATCTCATGTTTCTCTgcgtcgtcatcttccccACGGGCATGTGGCTCTTTGGCATTGGATCGGCCAAGGGTTGGGACTGGCCCGTGCCGTATGTTGGGCTCGGCTTTATTGGATTTGGCTACGGCTGTGCCGGCGATTTGAGTCTCACCTATCTTGCCGACTGCTACCCGGATATGGTCCTCGAAGGCATGGTGGGGGTTGCCGTCATCAACAACACGCTAGCCATGATTTTTACTTTTGTGGCCAGCTATTGGCTTGACACGGGCGTGCAGGATACTTTTATCGAGCTTGGCGTCGTGGGCTTTGTCATCTTGATGCTTTCTGTGCCCATGATTATATGGGGCAAGCGCGCACGCCGCTGGACGAAGCAGAGATATCTAAACTTTTTGGAGATTCGCGACGGAATGGGGCACTGA